A stretch of DNA from Sporichthyaceae bacterium:
GCGGCGCTGCGGTTCACCGGCGATCGGGCGGCGGCCGGAGAGTTGGTCCTGGAGACCTATACGAGGGCCTACAACGCGTTCGGATCCTTCGAGTCCGGCACCCGCCTGCGCGTCTGGCTGTACCGGATCCTGGTCGACGGCCACCTCGAGCGCTGCCAACGAGGGGGGCGCCGGGCCGGGCGGCAATGCACGGGGGACGTGACCGGGCGGCAGCTCGTGCGGGCAGGTGGGCAAAACTGGACCGGGTTGGCTTCCGCCGAGGTGCAGGCCCTGCTGCGGCTGCCGGGCGGCGCCGTCAAGGCGGCGCTGGAGGAACTGCCGGAGGAGCTCCGGATGGCCGTGTACCTGGCCGACGTCGAGGGTTTCGCGTACGCGGAGATCGCCTACATCGTGGGCACGTCGCCCGGCACCGTGATCGCTCGCCTGCACCGCGGCCGGCGCCGGTTGCGAGAGCTTCTCCGCCGAGCCGCCGGTGACCTGGCGTGACGAGCAGGCATGCCCGGCGTCGCGACGCGGTCGGTCTGGCCGAGGCGCTGATCGACGCGGCGTTCGAGCGTGGGTCCGTCAAGATCCGCGCGCTGGTCGACCGGGCGCTGCAGAAGGCTGTCCGTGCCGTGCCCGCAGGCCTGCCCGAACTCATCGCCGCTCGGTTCGAGTACCTGGACCCCGAGCCGGAGTAACCCTCGAGCCACATGTGCTGCGTCCGGGCGATGAATCGACGGTCCGACACGCACAGCCCGCCTCGGTTGCAGCTGGCGGGTACCCGGAAATGCCTGTCAGCCGCGGACGGAAGGGGTGCTGGCCACGGCGAGGAAACCTGCCCGCGTCGCGAAGCTGGCGAGGCGGGAGCGTGCGGGTCGCACCGGCGAGCCCAGCCAGGACATCGAAGTGACCCCGCATCAGACAATCACAGGAGGCAGGGATCGTGGCAGGCAATCGAGCAGTGGTGTACATGGGGCCGGGAAAGGTCTCCGTCGAGTCGATCGACTATCCGGAGCTGGTGCTGCGGCCCGGCCCCGGGGTGCCCCGGATCAACGAGAACCGGTCGTGCCCACACGGCGTGATCCTCAAGGTGGTCGCGACCAACATCTGCGGCAGCGACCAGCACATGGTCCGCGGCCGCACGACTGCGCCGGAAGGTCTCGTGCTCGGGCACGAGATCACCGGGGAGATCGTGGAGGTAGGGCGCGACGTCGAGTACCGCAAGGTCGGCGATCTGGTGTCGGTGCCGTTCAACGTCGCCTGCGGACGGTGCCGTAACTGCATCGAGGGCCGTACCGACGTCTGCCTGCACGTCAACGACCACCCCGGCGGGGCCTACGGCTACGTGGACATGGGCGGCTGGCCGGGCGGGCAGGCCGAGTACGTG
This window harbors:
- a CDS encoding sigma-70 family RNA polymerase sigma factor, coding for MPLLDQLYGAALRFTGDRAAAGELVLETYTRAYNAFGSFESGTRLRVWLYRILVDGHLERCQRGGRRAGRQCTGDVTGRQLVRAGGQNWTGLASAEVQALLRLPGGAVKAALEELPEELRMAVYLADVEGFAYAEIAYIVGTSPGTVIARLHRGRRRLRELLRRAAGDLA